In Vicinamibacterales bacterium, the following are encoded in one genomic region:
- a CDS encoding RsmD family RNA methyltransferase, with product MDSGALLELAIERPAVGGRMIARHDGRVILVSGAIPGERVRARVAHSRRGVPVASTEEVILADHDRRPVLCDPSCGGNVFSHIAYSRQLSLKREIVADAFARIGRLPPPKDITIAPSFEQGYRLRARLYVAGKRVGFLRSGSHHLCDAAKTGQLSTETGKVIGDLQSLFSSHIPDSTIRAIDLAESVDGEQRVIHCWLDRERPADVTALSSLGAVSGIGGVSASVRRAEPVQHVIGEPEIIESWSTMLPSLSQVPEVPLRRRPPAFFQGNRFLLATLVERVLMELTPGPLVDLYAGVGVFALGAAACGADDVTAVENDPISVADLVANAQSAGGRVRVVRRTVERYLRGKRRSSRGVWIIDPPRTGLSREARVLIANTGPCRLVYVSCDVATLARDLSVLGGAGYSLRRLDGFDFFPNTAHVELMAVLER from the coding sequence ATGGACTCGGGAGCCCTACTTGAGCTAGCGATTGAGCGGCCAGCTGTTGGCGGCCGGATGATTGCAAGGCACGACGGCCGTGTAATATTGGTGTCCGGAGCAATTCCCGGTGAGCGGGTCCGGGCACGGGTCGCACACTCCCGTCGTGGCGTGCCGGTAGCCTCGACCGAAGAGGTCATTCTTGCTGACCATGACCGCCGTCCTGTGTTATGCGATCCCTCCTGCGGCGGGAATGTGTTTTCCCATATTGCATATTCGCGGCAACTCTCACTGAAACGTGAAATTGTTGCTGATGCGTTCGCCCGTATCGGGCGACTTCCGCCTCCAAAAGACATAACGATCGCCCCTTCTTTTGAGCAAGGTTATCGATTACGAGCCCGTTTGTATGTAGCAGGGAAACGGGTGGGATTTCTACGTAGTGGGTCGCATCACCTATGTGATGCTGCTAAGACAGGACAGCTTTCGACCGAGACTGGGAAAGTTATCGGCGATTTGCAATCTTTATTTTCATCGCACATTCCTGACAGCACTATCAGAGCTATTGACCTCGCCGAGTCGGTCGATGGTGAACAGCGAGTAATCCATTGCTGGCTAGACCGAGAGCGACCGGCCGATGTCACAGCACTCTCGTCACTGGGCGCTGTATCAGGCATTGGAGGAGTTTCAGCCTCCGTGCGACGCGCTGAACCAGTTCAACACGTGATCGGTGAGCCAGAAATCATCGAATCTTGGTCTACGATGCTTCCGTCGCTGTCACAAGTGCCTGAAGTTCCTCTCCGTCGACGTCCACCTGCGTTTTTTCAGGGCAATCGGTTTCTCCTAGCTACGCTCGTCGAGCGCGTTCTTATGGAGCTCACGCCTGGCCCCCTAGTTGACCTCTACGCTGGGGTTGGTGTGTTTGCGTTGGGAGCTGCAGCGTGTGGGGCGGATGATGTGACAGCCGTAGAAAACGATCCGATTTCTGTGGCAGATTTGGTAGCCAATGCACAGTCCGCCGGGGGACGGGTGCGCGTCGTGAGACGAACAGTCGAGCGCTACCTACGAGGGAAGCGGCGCAGTTCGCGTGGCGTCTGGATTATTGACCCTCCACGAACCGGGCTGTCGCGTGAGGCGCGGGTTTTGATTGCGAACACTGGACCATGCCGGCTTGTCTATGTTTCGTGTGACGTTGCCACACTTGCACGCGACCTCTCCGTACTAGGTGGTGCGGGCTACAGTCTCCGTCGGTTAGACGGCTTCGACTTTTTCCCGAATACGGCTCACGTTGAGTTGATGGCAGTGCTCGAACGTTAG
- the nadC gene encoding carboxylating nicotinate-nucleotide diphosphorylase — MTEALEPAVYRKLVQRALKEDLGAGDITSEAIVETTSWAKGGILSRSTCVLAGLEIVTEVFRQVDSRVKLTCQRSDGDSCVAGEVVANLSGAARSILAGERTALNFLQRLSGIATLTRAFVGASAGVLTVLDTRKTTPMLRRLEKYAVRVGGGSNHRFALDDGVLIKDNHIVLAGGVAVALDLVRGAKLDKSIEVEVDSVEEADDALDAGADRLLVDNMTDADVREVVRRSRGRAKIEISGGVTLKRMPGLVATGADYVSVGALTHSAPSVDFSLELVRSDH; from the coding sequence ATGACTGAAGCATTGGAGCCGGCAGTCTACCGGAAGCTTGTCCAACGCGCACTGAAAGAAGACCTCGGCGCTGGTGACATTACGAGCGAAGCGATTGTCGAAACTACCAGCTGGGCCAAAGGTGGCATTCTCTCAAGGTCTACCTGCGTCCTGGCTGGACTTGAGATCGTAACTGAAGTATTCAGGCAGGTAGATTCCCGCGTCAAGCTAACGTGCCAGCGGTCTGACGGGGACAGCTGTGTCGCTGGGGAGGTTGTAGCTAATTTGTCAGGAGCTGCGCGATCGATTTTGGCTGGCGAGCGTACTGCGCTGAATTTTCTACAACGTCTGTCTGGTATAGCGACCCTTACGCGCGCGTTTGTTGGTGCGAGTGCGGGCGTTTTGACTGTGTTAGATACGCGTAAGACGACTCCGATGTTACGGAGGCTGGAAAAATACGCTGTACGGGTAGGAGGTGGGTCTAACCACCGCTTCGCACTGGATGACGGGGTTTTGATCAAGGATAACCATATTGTCCTTGCTGGGGGCGTGGCAGTAGCGCTAGATCTGGTGCGGGGGGCCAAGCTTGATAAGTCGATTGAAGTCGAGGTTGACAGCGTCGAGGAAGCCGACGACGCCCTAGATGCGGGTGCTGATAGGTTACTGGTGGATAACATGACTGATGCTGATGTCCGTGAAGTGGTGCGCCGTAGTCGGGGCCGAGCCAAGATCGAGATATCAGGAGGCGTGACATTGAAAAGGATGCCAGGCCTGGTCGCAACGGGGGCAGACTACGTCTCGGTCGGTGCGCTAACGCATTCAGCACCGTCGGTTGACTTTAGTCTTGAGCTTGTGCGGTCAGATCATTGA
- a CDS encoding cobalamin B12-binding domain-containing protein, whose amino-acid sequence MRNIRVVIAKPGLDGHDRGAKVIARALRDAGMEVIYTGLRQTPEQIVGAALQEDADVIGLSILSGAHNHICPRVIELLQAKDITDVLVVVGGIIPDIDVPKLNEIGITGIFPPGTSMQVIVEFIRQQVRPAASAR is encoded by the coding sequence ATGCGGAATATTCGCGTCGTCATAGCTAAGCCAGGACTCGATGGGCACGACCGGGGAGCCAAGGTCATCGCCAGAGCACTTCGTGATGCTGGTATGGAGGTGATTTATACCGGACTCCGCCAGACGCCAGAACAAATTGTTGGTGCGGCGCTGCAAGAAGATGCTGATGTGATCGGCCTCTCAATCCTGTCGGGAGCGCATAATCACATCTGTCCGCGTGTCATCGAGTTGTTACAGGCGAAGGACATCACGGATGTGCTCGTGGTCGTTGGTGGAATCATTCCTGATATCGATGTGCCGAAGCTTAACGAAATTGGGATTACCGGTATTTTTCCACCTGGAACCTCGATGCAGGTCATCGTTGAATTTATTCGGCAACAGGTTCGGCCCGCCGCATCGGCCCGCTGA
- a CDS encoding methylmalonyl-CoA mutase family protein has translation MSKGIPSASKVQRPEHIRTISGVPIEPVYDPSHIEAVDYVRDLNDPGQFPYTRGIHQNGYAGKMWTMRQFAGFSTPEETNERYRQLLAAGGTGLSVAFDLPTLMGRDPDHPLSLGEVGKCGVSVASLADMERLFDNIPLSAITTSMTINSPAAMLLAMYLVVAEQQGVDWQKLSGTIQNDILKEYIAQKEYIYPPGPSMRLVTDVFAFCGERVPRWNTISVSGYHIREAGSTALQELAFTLRNGIEYVQHGVDAGLDPDKFAPRMSFFFNAHNEFFEEIAKYRAARKLWSHVMRDRFGARDERSWKLRFHAQTAGVSLTAQQPRNNVIRTAVQALAAVLGGANSLHTNSLDEALALPTVEAATLALRTQQIIAHESGVTSTVDPLGGSYFLEKLTTDMEAGAVEYFQTIDDLGGMVEAIEQGFPQREIAESAYRFQKQVELGERDIVGVNVHGDNEELGVETLYINEDVSERQIGKLNDLRRTRDANRVARSLAAVREVALGKTNLMPSLLEAVRAYATLGEICDALRDAWGEYEETPMI, from the coding sequence ATGTCCAAGGGCATTCCATCTGCTTCGAAGGTGCAGCGTCCGGAGCACATTCGTACGATTTCTGGTGTGCCGATCGAACCGGTATATGACCCGTCACACATCGAGGCGGTCGATTATGTCCGCGATCTGAATGACCCGGGTCAATTCCCGTACACTCGTGGAATTCATCAGAATGGTTACGCCGGCAAGATGTGGACGATGCGTCAGTTTGCCGGCTTTAGTACGCCTGAAGAGACGAATGAGCGTTACCGACAACTACTCGCAGCCGGTGGTACCGGTTTAAGCGTGGCATTCGACTTACCAACGCTCATGGGGCGAGATCCTGATCATCCGTTATCGCTAGGTGAAGTTGGTAAATGTGGCGTCAGCGTTGCTTCGTTGGCTGACATGGAACGTCTATTCGACAATATTCCACTGTCTGCGATCACAACGTCGATGACGATCAACTCGCCTGCAGCAATGCTCCTGGCAATGTACTTAGTGGTTGCTGAACAGCAGGGTGTGGACTGGCAGAAACTTTCCGGCACAATTCAGAACGACATTCTCAAAGAGTACATTGCGCAGAAGGAGTACATTTATCCTCCGGGCCCATCGATGCGACTCGTCACGGATGTCTTTGCTTTTTGCGGTGAGCGTGTGCCGAGGTGGAACACAATCTCGGTGAGTGGCTACCACATTCGCGAGGCCGGGTCGACGGCACTTCAAGAACTTGCCTTCACGTTACGGAACGGCATCGAGTATGTACAGCATGGAGTTGATGCTGGTCTTGATCCGGATAAATTTGCACCTCGAATGTCCTTTTTCTTCAACGCTCACAACGAGTTTTTCGAGGAGATCGCCAAATATCGTGCGGCCCGCAAGCTTTGGAGCCACGTGATGCGGGACCGGTTTGGCGCTCGCGACGAGCGCTCGTGGAAGCTTCGCTTCCACGCCCAGACGGCTGGTGTATCACTTACGGCCCAGCAGCCTAGAAATAATGTCATTCGAACAGCCGTTCAGGCGCTTGCTGCCGTGCTGGGTGGCGCAAATTCGTTGCACACCAATTCGTTAGACGAAGCCCTCGCTTTACCCACCGTTGAGGCGGCAACCCTAGCGCTACGCACGCAGCAGATCATCGCACATGAGAGTGGGGTAACCAGCACCGTTGACCCGTTAGGGGGCTCGTATTTTCTCGAGAAGCTCACCACTGATATGGAGGCGGGTGCAGTTGAGTACTTTCAAACCATCGATGATCTTGGTGGCATGGTTGAGGCGATTGAGCAAGGTTTTCCGCAGAGGGAAATTGCCGAGAGCGCTTATCGGTTCCAGAAGCAAGTGGAGCTTGGCGAGCGAGACATAGTCGGAGTGAATGTGCATGGAGATAACGAGGAGCTTGGCGTCGAGACGCTATATATCAACGAAGACGTTTCTGAGCGGCAAATTGGGAAACTAAATGATCTGAGGCGCACTCGGGATGCGAATAGAGTAGCGCGCTCACTCGCAGCGGTACGCGAGGTTGCGCTCGGCAAGACTAACCTCATGCCTTCACTGCTTGAGGCGGTCAGGGCCTACGCGACCCTCGGCGAGATATGTGATGCACTCAGAGACGCCTGGGGTGAGTATGAAGAAACCCCGATGATCTAG
- a CDS encoding type III pantothenate kinase — translation MLLTVDVGNTNLVFGVFKGETLTQSWRLATLRERTADELGILVSDLFEARGLDKAEIDGVIMASVVPSLTGTMAEMIRRYFDLQTKVVEPAEDAVFAGMPIRYERPSEVGADRFVNGIAAYERFGRVDGRPVVVVDFGTATTFDCISSRGEYLGGVICPGVDISADALFQRAAQLPRVDVCKPKRVIGQTTVESMQSGLFYGYVAMVEGIEARLRDEFEPTSGEGAPICVATGGMAAVVAEQTSVIEAVVPELTLYGLRIVWERFRAKMSQ, via the coding sequence ATGCTCCTGACGGTTGACGTGGGCAATACGAATCTCGTGTTTGGGGTCTTCAAAGGTGAAACGCTCACCCAAAGTTGGCGTCTTGCCACGCTGCGGGAGCGCACTGCGGATGAGCTCGGTATTCTTGTGAGCGATCTCTTTGAAGCGAGGGGCCTCGATAAAGCAGAGATTGACGGCGTTATCATGGCATCGGTTGTTCCGTCACTAACCGGCACAATGGCCGAGATGATCAGACGTTACTTCGATCTCCAAACCAAGGTCGTCGAGCCAGCCGAGGACGCCGTATTCGCGGGTATGCCTATACGCTACGAGCGGCCGAGCGAAGTAGGCGCCGACCGATTTGTCAATGGAATCGCTGCCTATGAGCGCTTCGGACGTGTGGACGGTAGGCCGGTTGTCGTCGTCGACTTTGGCACTGCTACGACGTTCGATTGCATCTCTTCGCGTGGTGAGTATCTTGGTGGTGTCATTTGTCCAGGCGTTGACATTTCAGCTGATGCGCTATTTCAGCGTGCAGCGCAGCTTCCACGCGTTGATGTCTGCAAACCCAAGCGCGTCATCGGGCAAACGACGGTCGAGTCGATGCAGTCAGGTTTATTCTATGGATATGTTGCGATGGTCGAGGGTATCGAGGCTCGACTACGCGATGAATTTGAGCCTACGTCTGGTGAGGGTGCACCGATTTGTGTTGCGACCGGAGGAATGGCTGCCGTCGTTGCTGAGCAAACTTCAGTTATAGAGGCAGTCGTGCCAGAACTCACCTTGTACGGTCTCCGGATAGTCTGGGAACGTTTTCGTGCCAAGATGTCGCAGTGA
- a CDS encoding biotin--[acetyl-CoA-carboxylase] ligase, giving the protein MSNYGLPVPMVAAFRTHRDRLGCFVGRVTYLEETGSTNDKAIELALAGAPEGTTVVAGAQTAGRGRRGRSWLSPQGAGLYASVVFRPPLLSPVLTLMSGVALVEAIRCRAGLTVVLKWPNDLMVKRGVIRKLGGILSEAGASPTGLEYVVVGFGINLLAASNLSALSDTATSIESECGEVVPLEDLLVEVLAALSVWRARMVDGQMNAILNRWRTLSPSSIASAVELDGPSGVRRGTTAGIDADGALLVRVNGTTERVVSGEVRWV; this is encoded by the coding sequence TTGAGTAACTACGGTCTACCGGTGCCAATGGTGGCTGCGTTTAGAACACATAGGGACCGGCTCGGATGTTTCGTGGGGCGAGTTACCTACCTGGAAGAAACCGGATCAACAAACGACAAGGCGATCGAACTTGCTCTGGCTGGTGCACCAGAGGGCACGACTGTGGTTGCCGGGGCCCAGACCGCTGGGAGAGGTCGCCGCGGACGTTCTTGGTTGTCTCCCCAAGGTGCCGGCCTTTACGCTTCGGTGGTGTTCCGACCTCCACTATTGTCTCCGGTATTGACGCTGATGAGCGGCGTCGCGTTGGTCGAAGCGATACGCTGTCGGGCAGGGCTTACAGTGGTGCTCAAATGGCCGAATGACTTAATGGTTAAGCGAGGTGTTATTAGGAAGCTCGGTGGTATTCTTTCCGAAGCTGGAGCCTCGCCGACTGGTCTTGAGTACGTCGTGGTCGGGTTTGGTATTAATCTGCTAGCGGCGTCGAATCTGTCGGCACTGTCCGATACGGCTACTTCAATCGAGTCTGAATGTGGCGAAGTTGTGCCATTGGAAGACCTCCTAGTTGAAGTGTTAGCTGCACTGTCGGTATGGCGAGCAAGAATGGTCGACGGCCAGATGAATGCTATTCTGAATCGTTGGCGCACACTGTCCCCGTCGAGCATTGCCTCTGCGGTCGAACTGGATGGGCCGTCTGGAGTGCGACGTGGCACGACTGCTGGCATCGACGCTGATGGGGCGTTGTTGGTACGCGTCAATGGAACGACTGAACGGGTTGTTTCTGGTGAGGTACGCTGGGTTTAA
- a CDS encoding valine--tRNA ligase, which produces MPKVLLSKTFEHRQVDPKWYAFWESIGAFRAMSESDRPPFSMVLPPPNVTGQLHIGHALNQTLPDIIARWRRMHGDDVLWLPGTDHAGIATQNVVEGQLATEGKSRHDLGREAFEERVWAWARKSKGTIVTQMRTLGSSVDWSRERFTLDQNLSCAVRRVFVALYKEGLIYRGNYIVNWCSRCRTALSDLEVVHRNTTGKLYYIQYRYVGRDGAVTVATTRPETMLGDVAVAVHPDDERYRSEVGSCLRLPLLDRELPIIADAVVDQEFGTGAVKVTPAHDPNDFAIGQRHDLPQVSVINEDGRMTDAAGPFTGLKVLEARGAVLDRLDREGALIEVKDHEHAVGHCQRCSTVVEPLVSTQWFVRIGPLAKPAIDVVREGKITFIPEKWTKTYFEWMSNIHDWCISRQLWWGHRIPAWYCNSCDQIVVAEEAPGMCECGGSLQQDTDVLDTWFSSGLWPFSTMGWPDRTVDLERYYPTTLMLTGLDIIFFWVARMIMFGLKFGQEVPFKTVYITSLVRDAHGQKMSKSKGNVVNPLELMDEIGADALRFTLTALASPSMDISLSEGRLRGSRQFINKLWNASRFVLMQLQEGEVRSNPPARPSELVHRWILHRVNELSAEVGEALETFRFDVAADRLYHFFWHEYADWYIELVKPSLQETGPERETAISVLLEVHDRALRLLHPIIPFITEEVWQQLPQRPGDGRSQDGQHQTLTLAAFPGPEAKWKDDAAAAEMTLIQEVITAIRIVRAEWGVPPAQKIKVFIEGADKLSQRILDGGEAHLVRLAGLDEVEFQDRVKRHPETVVRVVRDLQVHVPLAGIVNRQDEANRVAKELLKIKKQHAADQSKLANPKFRERAAPEVVADTEARVQGLIKQRDKLKRLLEELSR; this is translated from the coding sequence ATGCCTAAGGTATTGCTGTCCAAGACATTTGAACATCGCCAAGTCGATCCCAAATGGTATGCGTTCTGGGAATCGATTGGGGCATTTCGCGCCATGTCCGAATCGGATCGTCCACCGTTTAGCATGGTACTGCCTCCCCCGAATGTGACTGGCCAGCTTCATATCGGCCATGCCTTAAACCAGACTTTGCCAGACATCATCGCCAGGTGGCGACGAATGCACGGAGATGATGTGTTGTGGCTGCCGGGGACGGACCATGCGGGTATCGCGACCCAGAATGTTGTAGAGGGACAACTCGCAACGGAGGGTAAATCTCGACACGACCTCGGGCGTGAGGCATTTGAAGAGCGCGTCTGGGCTTGGGCGCGCAAGAGCAAGGGGACGATTGTTACTCAGATGCGTACCCTGGGCTCGTCAGTTGACTGGAGTCGCGAACGGTTCACTCTCGATCAGAATTTATCATGTGCTGTTCGGCGCGTGTTCGTTGCACTTTATAAAGAAGGTTTAATCTATCGTGGCAATTACATCGTCAATTGGTGCTCACGCTGTCGTACGGCGTTATCTGATCTAGAGGTCGTTCACCGAAATACGACTGGCAAGCTCTACTACATTCAGTACCGTTACGTTGGTCGCGACGGTGCTGTCACCGTGGCAACCACGCGTCCAGAGACGATGCTGGGTGATGTTGCTGTGGCGGTTCATCCAGATGACGAGCGGTATCGGTCTGAAGTTGGAAGCTGTTTGCGACTGCCGCTACTCGATCGCGAGCTTCCGATCATTGCCGATGCGGTCGTCGACCAGGAGTTTGGAACTGGTGCTGTTAAGGTGACTCCTGCGCATGATCCCAACGATTTCGCTATAGGTCAGCGTCACGATCTTCCGCAAGTGTCAGTAATTAACGAAGACGGCCGAATGACCGATGCGGCTGGACCTTTTACCGGCTTAAAGGTCCTAGAGGCTCGTGGTGCAGTGCTCGATCGTTTGGACCGTGAGGGTGCACTCATCGAGGTCAAGGATCACGAGCATGCCGTGGGCCACTGCCAACGATGTAGTACGGTCGTTGAGCCTCTCGTGTCGACGCAGTGGTTCGTACGTATTGGCCCACTGGCTAAGCCTGCTATCGATGTTGTACGAGAGGGAAAGATTACGTTTATTCCTGAGAAATGGACGAAGACTTATTTTGAGTGGATGTCTAACATCCACGACTGGTGTATCTCAAGGCAACTCTGGTGGGGGCACCGCATCCCTGCGTGGTATTGCAATTCGTGCGATCAGATTGTGGTCGCAGAAGAGGCCCCAGGAATGTGTGAGTGCGGTGGTTCACTTCAACAGGATACGGATGTTCTGGATACTTGGTTTAGCTCAGGGCTCTGGCCTTTCAGTACGATGGGGTGGCCGGACAGGACGGTCGATCTTGAGCGGTACTATCCCACAACCCTCATGCTTACTGGTCTCGACATCATCTTTTTCTGGGTTGCACGAATGATCATGTTCGGGTTGAAGTTCGGGCAAGAAGTGCCGTTCAAGACGGTCTACATTACTTCACTCGTGCGAGATGCCCATGGGCAAAAGATGAGTAAGTCTAAGGGTAACGTTGTAAACCCTCTTGAACTTATGGATGAGATCGGTGCTGATGCACTGCGATTCACTCTGACAGCACTCGCATCACCCAGCATGGACATTTCACTGTCCGAGGGCCGTCTGCGAGGTTCTCGGCAGTTTATTAACAAGTTGTGGAACGCTTCACGTTTTGTCCTAATGCAGCTCCAAGAGGGCGAGGTCAGGTCAAATCCCCCTGCACGCCCATCGGAACTCGTACACCGATGGATTTTACATCGCGTCAACGAGCTAAGTGCCGAAGTTGGTGAAGCGCTTGAAACGTTCCGTTTTGACGTTGCGGCTGACCGGCTATATCACTTTTTCTGGCACGAGTATGCGGACTGGTACATTGAATTAGTCAAACCTTCTCTCCAAGAAACTGGTCCAGAGCGTGAGACCGCCATTTCTGTTTTACTGGAGGTTCACGACCGGGCCTTAAGGCTTCTCCATCCAATTATTCCGTTTATAACGGAGGAAGTCTGGCAGCAGTTACCACAGCGACCTGGCGATGGCCGTTCCCAGGATGGCCAGCACCAAACACTGACACTCGCTGCGTTTCCTGGTCCGGAAGCCAAGTGGAAAGATGATGCGGCTGCAGCCGAGATGACCTTAATCCAAGAGGTTATCACTGCAATCCGCATCGTTCGAGCTGAGTGGGGGGTGCCACCCGCACAGAAAATTAAGGTTTTTATTGAAGGTGCAGACAAGCTGTCACAGCGGATTCTTGACGGTGGCGAAGCTCATCTCGTCAGACTCGCCGGGCTTGACGAGGTAGAGTTTCAAGATCGCGTAAAACGTCACCCGGAAACCGTGGTTCGGGTTGTCAGGGACCTTCAGGTGCACGTCCCGCTTGCCGGCATCGTTAATCGTCAGGACGAAGCTAATCGTGTTGCGAAGGAACTGTTGAAGATTAAAAAACAGCATGCCGCTGACCAAAGTAAGCTAGCGAATCCCAAGTTCAGGGAGCGCGCAGCGCCAGAGGTCGTGGCTGATACTGAGGCACGGGTTCAGGGGCTGATTAAGCAGCGTGACAAGCTCAAACGCCTTCTGGAGGAGCTTTCCCGGTAA